The DNA window catccccattttacagatgaggtgactgaggcacagagctattaagggacttacccaagtccacacagcagacaagtggcaaagccaggataagaacccaggcccttcttactCCTGGTGCtgtagtcactaggccatgctgctgctctgaactcggggttgggagctggggggaAAGGCAAGCTGAGCAGCAATAAATCAATGGGGTCTAtagagcgcttaatatgtacagggcattgtactacctgcttgggagatcacagtcgagatccctgcccctgaggagtttccagtccagtgggggagacactaaaataaatcacaggtaagaGATGCAACTGAGGGGATGCTGCAAGGAGCCTCCTAactccttctcctctacctcctggGCCCCCTCACCCTCTTCCTGGCACCTACTGGCCCCTGACAAGTGGGGGTTAGTACagtggagaagtagcgtgacttagtggataaagcacaggagtcagaaggacctgggttctaattccggccccaccacatgtctgctgggtgaccttggtccagtcacttacctcctcagtgcttagagcagtgctggcacatagtaagcgcttaagaagcacCCTAATTCTTAtcgttacggtgctctgcacccagtaagcgctcagtagggtcaactgatcgatggattgagggttgggggtgggggacgggccaCAGGGGAGAAGAGACTAATAAGGGATCTCCCCCAGGTGGCGGCCCCCAGTCCTAGCCCACCCTGCGGTCGCCATGCCAGCCCCActgctcccgctgctgctgcGCACCCTGTTGTCCCGCCTTCTGCTGcccgccgcccgcctcgcccGCCAGCACCTCCTGCCCCTGGTCCACCGCCTCGCCCGCCGCCTGAGGTCCGAGGACACCCGCCGGGCGCTGCTGAGCTGCCTGCTCTTCGCCCTCAACCTGCGCCGCCCCCCAGACGCTTAGGGGGGTCCAGGGGGCCGGTCGGGCAGAGACACTGCCGCcgcgggcccaggcctggggaagaggacacgggggcgggggaggagggacacgGAGGCCGGAGGGAAGGGGCACGGAGGTTGGAGAGAAGGGACACGGAGGCCagaaggtggagggaagggacgCTGTCTGGGGAGGAGGGACCCAGAGGCCAGAAAGAAGGGACACAGAGGATGGGCCAAGACCAGGCACCGGAGGCCTCTTTTCCAGTCATCAAACTCACAAGTGAGCCCTCAGCGGGGCAAGTGATGGGTCCCTTATGGAGTTGAGGGAGCTGAAGGGAGCTCCCCTGGACTCCACAACCTCCTGACCTTTGAGCTCGACCTAAACTGGTCTCTGCGCTTAGACCGCGACCTCCCTGGGAGCATGGGTGTGGGCGAGGCTCGGGAGAGTGGGACCTGGAGGAGGGAGATCCTGCACCTTGGTGACCGTTCCTGACgcccagaggaaggagagaagtcggGTCTGagcctccttctctctgtccaagGGCCCCCAGTCTCCTGGGAAATCCcgagtcctctctccctcttctcccacctgcatttccccctccggcccctcctggCCCCTTCTCCCAAGCATTGCCGGACAAGGCTCGGTTTGGTCTTGCCATGGTGCCAGCTGGGATAACCGGGGATTGGCCCAATGTCCCCCGGGGtatcggagccaggattaaagcccaaaggtcccttctcccagcccaggCCCCGACTAGCAGACTAAGGcgtggaagctccttgggggctggAATCGTGTCCCTTTGTGATTCTGAAtttctcaagcgcctagtacaggacACCACATCAAgtgggtgtccaataaatactactactattctagactgtaagctccttgtgggcagggaacatgtcttccatctctgtcatattgtactctcccaagagtttagtacagtgctctgcacacagtaagcactcaataaatgattgattgattgattgataaattactactactattaattcaGTTCCCTTAGAAGGGGGtggtgcctcagtctctccaCATGGACCCTCCCCCAAGAAAGACCGTCATGGAGCGTTAAAATCAGGCCTGGGTTTTAAATGTAGATAGAGAAAATaggccctcccccccttcactgtTGGGAAATTATGCCTCGTGTCTAACTTTAGTCCCTCCTGCTTCAGCTCATTTCCTCTGACTGCGATCCTGCGGTGGGCTCTCTAGCTCCAGATTCACTAGAGATCTCACTGGGGTCTCTTTGAGCCAGTAAAATGGCAGCCAAAGGAtcggagaagcaatatggccaagtggatagagcatggacttgggacctgggttctactcccgggtctgccacttatcagctgtgtcacttcatttctctgggcctcacttacctcatctgtaaaatggggtttaagactgtgagccccacgtgggaaacctgatgaccttgtgtctaccgcagtgcttagaacaggggttgacacataggaagcatttaacaaactatcattattattattaagtcatttcacttctctgtgcctcaattcccttatccgcaaaatggggattaagactgcgaggcccatgtgggatagggattgtgtccaacctgatttgcttgtagccacccaatgcctggaatgtagtaagtgcttaacaaatactacaattattattattattagtgtttaataccataaaagagggGAGTCAGGGGGGTGTTTacttgggggacagggagaggggactcAGGGGGGTCTatggaagaaggggggaggggagtcaggggatgtctatatgggggaataataataataatgatgatgatggtatttgttaagcacttactatgtgccaagtacagaggggtgtctaaatgggggaggagcGGACCCCAGTCTCCTGGCCAGCAGCAGGGACTAGGAAATAGTCGAGGGTGGGGGTatgaggggaaagggagtagTCAGGCATCTTGCGGGAAGCAGGAAGCCTGCTCTCCTCCCGGGCTCCCACTGGCCCCCAGAGGGCAGAAGGAACTCGGTCACCACGGCTGGTGGCTGAATTGAATGTCGTTTTTCTGCGATGCTTCTTAATATTTCTTCACATCAAAAAGCAgagtcccttccttctcctcaccctggcccccagctccccccggGTCCCCGGCTCCTGTCCTGTCCCGGAGGAGGGTCCAGCAGAGAAACCCGCCAGCCCGGGCAGCCCCTCTCACTGGGCTGCCAGCCCCCGGGGTCTTCTGGCCCGCGGGCACCTTAAGGGGTGATCCCGGCcggccccatccccggcccctgGCCCCTAGTCCCGTGAATGAATTCTGCCCCTGGTCTGGGCctggacagactccctgtccctgcccaccactCGGCCCTCGAGGGAGACGGCAGGCCGGGGGTCAGTCTGGGGCCAGGGTGGGCTGGCTGGGGAACCGGTTTCGGGGGCTCAAGAAATCCGGGGTCCGGTGCGCAGCGCTGCTGGGCAcagggtgggggaatggggaaaggggacGGCTGTGTTGAGAGAGCGAGAGAACCAAGGAGTTGGAGGTAAGTGATTTCCCTAAATGAGTTTTTTCAGTTCCTTCTTTGGATCCTGACTCCAGTCCCCCTCCACACCctatccctttccttttccctccctttccttttcccttcccttcctcacccttctcttcccctcttcttcttgccctccccttcctttctcttcccttccattccctccactctcctccttccccttcctatcctttcctttcctttttccttccccccagGCACCCACCGAGGGACAGCAGAGACGGGCAGGCACCGCTCCCCGCGgctgtccatccgtccatccgtggGTCCGCCCTTCTCTGCCCCAGGCCTGGCCGGAGAAGCCTCCATGGGTCCACCAGTGGGGCAAcactttggggaggggagaaaggggagggagggagaagaggggaggagaaggagatgaagggagagaggggagaataataataataattacggtatttgtcaaacgcttactatgtgccaggcactgtcctaaacactggggtagatggaagatcatcaggttggactcggtccctgtccctcacggggctcaccgtcttgattccccattttacagatgaggtaactgaggcccagagaagtgaggtggctcacCCCGggccggcagagctgggattagaacccacgaccttctgcctccactaggccttgctgtttagagagggagagaagggaaaagaggaaggagagaaggagggaggaaaggacctgggggagagagggaagaggacggaaagagcgcgggccagggagaaggaggacctgggttctaattccggcgctgccacttgtctgctgcgtgactttggacaaatcactcctccgggcctccgttacctcatctggacaagcgggatgaaaactgggagccccaggtgggacgtggactgtatccaacctgattaacttgtatctacccctagcgttttgtacagtgcctggatcctagtaagcgcttaacaaaatgccattaaaaaaaaaaattgtgggggGAAGAGCCACTCCCCGCTGCTGACTCAGGAGTCCACTTCCCTCCGTGTAGTAAACCGGAGACTCCGGAGATGGTcgggaatccctgcccacagatccgGCCTCACCTTCCGGCCACCATTCCTgttcccccctcaccccagacTGGACCGGAGAGGGAAGGACACAAAGCCAGAGGCCAGAGGAagctgaaaagcagcttggcttagaggaaagagcacgggcttggcagtcagaggtcgcgggttctaaacccggccccgccactcgtctgcggctTTGGGCAagcggcttaacttctctgtgcctcagttccctcatctgtaaaatggggattaagactgtgagccccctgtgggacaaggtctgtgtccaacctgattagcctgtatctagtgtagtgcctggcacatagtgctggacaaattccataaaaagaacaggagagagagaggacgttggggaggagaggggaggcttgGGATAAATAAATCCTTTTGGGGCTGTAAATTCCTGCCTAGAACACTGCTCTGTGCCGAGGGACCCAGGACCCGCCCCGTCCCACTGTGGGATAGTAAAATCCTCGAATAAACGAGACTCCCCCTTTCTCCCGGGGGCCGACTGGATGGGCGAAGTGCTGGAAAAACGGGGGtgctccccaccccagcctgccCTGACCccccaaattccctgtccacgcAGCCACCCCATGGGGTgactcactccctcccctcctgccccccgtgAAACTTCGAGTCAAACGTAGGCGTGGACGTGGTATTCTCCGGGGACAtttctgtgtttgtgtgtctgtctaCGGGTGTGAGTGCACATCCTGTGTTTGGGATCGGGCCCCTCCTGGTGAGCTTTAACGTCCAGAGTCTTATTCGTCTTTGTGTCCGTGAGCGGGCAGAGGCTGGGGCccggaggccaggcttgggaatccCTGCGGCCTAGAggctccgggttctaatcccggttccgccacctgtctactgtgaggccttgggcaaatcgcttctctgggcctcagttacctcatctggaaaatggggattaaatccgtggagccccacgcgggacagggatggtgtccaacctgattacgttccacctaccccaacccttaggacagtgcccggcacatagtaaatacttaatgagTGTCCCAAACACCACCCAAGGAGCTCCAGCCTCACTTTTCCCCTTCCCGGAAACACCCCAGGCCAGGCGAGGTGTGTCTCTGCTTGTTAATTATCACTAATTATTCATtagaggattattattattacaaggcacccggagggggtgggggatggtccGTATGCCCAACGCCCAGGATCCTTTTCCTGCCTCACTCTCTGTGGGGTCGGGGTGGACCGCCTggtctctgtctttccccttccccgagcggccaattctgttgtagtatgctctcccaagcgcttagtacagcgctctgcgcatgatgaagatgatgatatgtgttgtgcgcttactatgtgtcaagcactattccaagcgccgGCATAGctacatcagcgtggctcagtggaaagagccccggcttggaagtcagaggtcaggggttcgaatcccggctccgccacttgtcagctgtgtgactgtgggcaagtcacgtcacttctctgagcctcagttccctcatctgtaaaatggggattaaaactgtgagccccacgtgggacagtctgatcaccctgtatctaccccagcgcttagaacagtgctctgcacatagtaagcgcttagcaaataccaacattattattattattacatgagatgatcaggttggacgcagtctctgtcccacctggggctcgcagtcttaatccccatttgacagatgaggtaactgaggcccagagaagtgaagtgacttgcccaaagtcacacagcagactggggcggagacaggattagaacccaggtctttcggactccaaggcccgtgctctagccactaggccatgctgctaaacgttcattgattggtccaggatgCCACTTCCAGGGGctcctcatagtaagcacttaaccaatgctacaattataataattaattgtggtatttgtgaagtgcttattttaATTATAGCATTTGCCAGGCACTTATTATCcatcagacaccgttctaagagctggggtaggtagaaattaGACGGGTCAGACCCAGGGAGGGATGATGGGTATTAAgtgccctgcctcagtttccccactcggACAGCGAGCTggcgggaggtggggcggggccgggaagagCCTCTGCTGACAGACACCCCCAGATCCAGCCAGCCTTGGAacgtgtgtctaccaaccctgttctattgaattctcccaagcgcttagtacggtgcagcgccactcaatggcaagagcccgggctttggagtcagaggacgtgggttctaattccggctccgccgcttatcagctgtgtgaccttggacaagtcgtttcacttctctgtgcctcacttacctcatctgtaaaatgacaattaagactGCCCCCTGCGGAACAACCTGCTGACctcggatctactccagcgcttagaacagtgcttggcacgtagtaagcgcttaacaaataccatcatccttcttattatagtgctctgtacgctgtaaatgatcaataaatgcgattgattgaatgtcgAGTCCAGCCACCTCCTGGGAGAGGGGGTGACTGTGGAAAGAGGGGTGCTGGGGGAAAGAAGGGCCCTGGGGCGCCAAACTGAATTGGAGGCCGAGCTgggcgttccaagcgcttagtacagtgctctgcacataataagccctcaataaatacgacagaatgaaggAATCCaggatccctctagaccgtgagctcgttgcaggcagggaatgttcctcctactttcccgagtgcttagtacagtccactgcacacagtaagcgctcaataaatacgactgattgcaggtagagggtgaggggctgggaagggttgagaagcagagtggcctagactCCCAgcgtcagtaggacctgggttctaattctgatcctgCCACTTTTTTtggccttttttaatggtatttcttaggcacttactaggtgccaggcactgttctaagctcccggGGTAGattacgagatgatcaggttgtctgccgtgtgacctctgggcaacgtgcctcagtcaccttgacTATAAAGCTGAGATGAAGACTGTCAGTGgaactagcttgcatctaccccggcacttagcacagtgtctggcacatagtgatcgcttaaaaaaaaacattaaaaaaaaagagggtgaaAGTAAAAGGGTGCTGGGGTTGTGATGAGGGGATTTCTCATTACTCAGAAGGTTCGGGGTGCTTATTTGAGATGAGAAATAGTAGTaacgagagtatttattgaacgtgcattgttgggtataataataataataatgttggtatttgttaagcgcttactatgtgccgagcactgttctaagcaccggggtagacacgggaatcagattgtcccacgtggggctcacagtcttaatccccattttacagatgaggtaactgaggcaccgagaagttaagtgacttgcccaaagtcacacagctgacaagtggccgagctgggattcgaacccatgaccactgactccaaagcccatgctctttccactgagccacgctaatgctaggggtgtttcttaagcactcactgtgtgcaaagcactgtaccatgcactgggggagattcgggCTTAACGTCTTCGACCCCTGACAGGGTGTAAGGCAGTGTCTCCGGCCTCTGGGAAATTCCAACCCAGTAAATAATatattctctatccacaaggaacGATACGATGACTCTATAGCTTCCATATTActagactgtcctctcccaagtgcttagtacagtgctctgcacacagtaggcgcttaataaatacaactgaactgaCTCCGACTTGGAATTCATGTTCCCCTAGATTGTGAACtttttgtgtctaccaattctcgttgaatgcgtctgtttatcgcTGAGtttttgagtggttactgtgtgtagagcactgtagtaagcgcttgggagagtacaatctagcaatattagggaagtagcgtggctcagtggaaagagcccgggcttgggagtcggaggtcgtgagttcaaatcccggctccgccgcttgtcagctgggtgactttgggccagtcacttcacttctctgggcctcagtgacctcatctgtcaaatggggatgaagaccgtgagccccacggggggccacctgatgaccttgcatccccctccagcgcttagaacagtgcttggcacctagtaagggctcaacacacgccatcattattattattctctgggcctcagtgacctcatctgtcaaatggggatgaagaccgtgagccccacgggggaccacctgatgaccttgtatccgccccggcgcttagaacagtgcttggcacctagtaagcgcttaacccatatcAACATCAGTAGTAGTatagtctcccccttttagagggTGAGTCTGTtttggggcaaggactgtctctgtctctggtgCCGAATCGTATAGTCCAAGCGGCCAGGAGGGTGTTgtgcacagagtgggcgctcagtaaataggatggcacgaatgaatggagggatgaatgaatgaatgaggtctaaCGGGAGCTtaacggggtgggggaggggagggagggagcgggggcggcggccccggctcgggggcggggcggggggcggggccgtgcgGTGCGGTGCTGTGCGGTGCGATGCGGATGGAGCGTGGCGGACCCCggtaaggggagggggtgggggggatctgcggggcggggggctcccctgGGAcccgaccctcccccctcccagggaCCGGgtcggttggggggagggggggagggggggagggggaggaggggggaggggcgggaagggggcagggagaagcgcgggcccgggagggtGACGTCAGGGCGGGGGCGCGAcctcggaggggggcgggggggcgtgaCGTCAGCACgcgggggaggggaccgggcggcggcggcgtgacgtcaggggcggggaggagggcgtgACGTCaggacagggggcggggccggggcgtgaCGTCAGGGGCCTCGCGGGCTGCGGCCTCTGCGGGggcgtctctgtgtgtgtgtttgtgtctgttcggggagggtgtttgtgtgtgtgtgtgtgtgtgtgagagagaaggggggagttgAATGAGTGTAAGTTTGTGTCTGTTCAGGggggtgtttttgtgtgtgtctgttcgggggggggggttgtgtgaGTGTGAGTTTGTGtctgtccggggggggggggggtgtttgtgtgtgtctgtaggCGGTGGggttgtgtgagtgtgtttgtgtctgttcaggagtgtgtgtgggtgggtttgTGGGtctctgggcggggggggggggcctgagtGCGTTTGTGTCGGttcaggagtgggggggggggggggttgactgAGTGTGTTTGTTCAGGTGTGTGTTGTGTctctgggagagggggagtgtgTGGGTGAGTTTGTATCTGTTCAcgagtgggggggcaggggggtttgtgtgtgtctggtggggggcggggggctgagtgTGAGTTTGTGTCTGTTCAggagtgtgtttggggggggaggTTGTGTGAGTGTGAGTTTGTGTCTGTTCaggagtgtgtttgtgtatggggGGGCGGTTGTGGGAGTGTGAGTTTGTGTCTGTTCaggagtgtgtttgtgtatggggGGGGAGGTTGTGTGAGTTTGTGTCTGTTCAggagtgtgtatgtggggggggcgGTTGTGTGAGTGTGAGTTTGTGTCTGTTCAGGAGTGTGTTTGGGGGGGACGGTTGTGTGAGTGTGAGTTTGTGTCTGTTCaggagtgtgtttgtgtatggggGGGGGCGGTTGTGGGAGTTTGTGTCTGTTCAggagtgtgtatgtggggggggcgGTTGTGGGAGTGTGAGTTTGTGTCTGTTCAggagtgtgtttggggggggggaggttgtgGGAGTGTGAGTTTGTGTCTGTTCAggagtgtgtttgggggggggaggttgtGGGAGTGTGAGTTGTGCCTGTTCaggagtgtgtttgtgtatggggGGGGGCGGTTGTGGGAGTTTGTGTCTGTTCAggagtgtgtgtgcttgtgtgtgtgtgtgtgtctgtgggcgaggggggaggtggaggggagagaaatgtgtgtgagtttgtgtctgttaataataatgttggtattcgttaagcgcttactacgggcagagcactgttctaagcgctggggtaaacacaggggaatcaggttgtcccacgtggggctcacagtcttaatccccatttgacagatgagggaactgaggcacagagaagtgaagtgacttgcccacagtcacacagctgacaagtggccgagct is part of the Ornithorhynchus anatinus isolate Pmale09 chromosome 19, mOrnAna1.pri.v4, whole genome shotgun sequence genome and encodes:
- the MYMX gene encoding protein myomixer, with the protein product MPAPLLPLLLRTLLSRLLLPAARLARQHLLPLVHRLARRLRSEDTRRALLSCLLFALNLRRPPDA